Part of the Methylovirgula sp. 4M-Z18 genome is shown below.
TCGGCTATGGCGCCGATCCGTCCTATATCGTTGATCAAGCCGCGCAGATGGTTGGGGAGGGCGCGCTCGCCATCCTCGGCAATCATGATGCGGCCGTCGATGAGGGCGGGTACGGCATGAACGAGCACGCCCGCGCCGCCATCGATTGGACCCGCGCACATCTGGACCGCGAGCAGCGCGCGTTTCTCAAAGCCTTGCCGGTGCAGCACCGCGTGAAGGACGTGCTCTATGTGCATGCGGATGCGTCCGCACCAGAGGAATGGCATTATGTGATGTCGCAGCGCGAGGCGGAGATCAGCCTGAATGCGACCGACGCGACCGTCACGTTCTGCGGCCACGTGCATCGCCCGCAACTCTACACGATGGCGCCGCGCAAGCTGCCCTGCAGCTTCACGCCGAAAGGCAGCGTGCCGATCCCGCTTGCGGGCAACCGCAAGTGGCTCGCCGTCATGGGCGCGGTCGGCCAGCCGCGCGACGAAAACCCCGGCGCCGCTTACGGCCTGTTCGACGATGCGAAAAAGCTCCTGACGTTCCGCCGCGTCCCTTACGACATCGAGACGGCGGCGGAAAAAATCCGCCGCGCTGGCCTGCCGGCGATCTTGAGCGCGCGCCTCTTTATCGGGCGTTGACGCGATGCGTCCCTATCAACTCGAAACCGGCGCCGAGATCGACGGCTTCCGCATCGGCAAAAAATTGCATCAAGGCGGCATGGCCAGCGTCTGGAGCGTTTCGCGCGACGACATCGACTTTCCGATCATCATGAAAGTGCCGATCATTGCCGACGGCGACGACGCGACCAGCATCGTCGGTTTCGAAATGGAGCAGATGATCCTGCCGCATTTGCAAGGCGCGCATGTGCCGCGTTTCGTAGCGCAAGGCGATTTCACCGCCCAGCCTTATCTCGTGATGGAGCGCATCGAAGGCCCTTCGCTGCTGCCCAAGCTCGCGCATGTGCCACTGCCCGTCGCTGAGGTCACGGACATCGGCGTGCGTATCGCGACAGCGCTGTCCGATCTGCATCGCCAGCGCGTACAGCATCTCGATTTGAAGCCGTCCAACATCATGCTGCGCCCCAGCGGCGAAGTGGTTTTCATCGATTTTGGTTTGTCGCGGCACCACGACCTGCCCGATCTGCTGCAAGAGGAATTCCGGCTGCCGATGGGCACCGGCCCGTATATCGCGCCGGAGCAACTGGCGCATGTGCGCAGCGATCCGCGCAGCGATATTTTTGCGCTCGGCGTTCTGCTCTACTTTTTCGCCACCGGCACGCGGCCCTTCGGCAACCCGCAAGGCAGCGGCGCCTTGCGGCGGCGGCTGTGGCACGATCCGGCGCCGCCGCGCGCCCTGAAAAAGGACGTTCCGCCCTATCTGCAAGAGGTCATTCTGCATTGCCTCGAAATCGAGGCCGATGACCGCTATCAGAACGCGGCGCAGATCGCATTCGACCTGTCGCATCCCGATCAATTGCAACTGACGACGCGGGCAGAACGCTTGGCGCGCAGCGGTTTTATCACGCGCTGGCAGCGCCGGGTGAAAGCCATGGGCTGGGAGCCGAAGGAACCGCTCTCGATCGAGTCGCCCGCACAATCGGCACCGATCATCCTCACGGCCGTCGATTTATCGCCCGGCATGGAGCCTTTGGCCGAGGCCATTCGCGCCATGGCGGCACGGCTCGTGAAAACCATGCCGCTCGCGCGGCTTGCCTGCATCAATATTCTGCGCACCCATCGCATCGGCATCGACTATGTGATCGACGAACAGGGCCGCAACCTTCACGTCACCCGGCTCGTCGCGCTCAAAGGCTGGGCGCAGCCGTTGAAACTCGACACGGCGCGGATCACGTTTCATGTCTTGGAGGCGCCGGATCCGGCGGCGGCCATTATCGATTTCGCCAAGACCAATCATGTCGATCAGATCATCATCGGCGCACGCGGTTCCTCGACCTTGCGCCGCTATCTCGGCAGCGTTTCCGCGCAGGTTGTGGCCGAAGCGCCGTGTACCGTTATTGTGGTGCGTGCGCAGGGACAGAGCGAGAGCTAAGACTGGCCGCGCTTGGCTCGGATCCATGACTTTTTGGAAAAATGTCCGCGATGATTGCGCGCGACTCCTTCTCCCAGAGGGAGAAGGTGGCTTGCGAAGCAAGACGGATGAGGGGACCTTCTCGCGAGAGTAGCCAAAGCAAGACTCCAGCCAATGATGATTCCGAGTCCCCTCATCCGTCACGCTTTGCGTGCCACCTTCTCCCTATGGGAGAAGGACGCGCACAATCGTTGCGGGCAAATTTCCCCAGCGGCTGTGGATCGCGTTCGGAACTACATTGCGGCCTTCTTATAGATCAAAGCTTCCATGCCCTCCGCGATTTGCCCCCGCGCGCAATTTCATATTAGGCTGGCACAGGATACCGGCGCAGAGCTGCCCGCACTCATTCCAGGGAGAGATGCATGACCGACGATGCCCCGCATTCGCCGACAACAAATCCGTTGCGAAGGATGAAACACTTTCTTGCCGCCGCATGCATGATGACGCTTGCCCCAACGCTCGGCATGGCGGCATCGGTTCCCGCTGTTGAAGCGCCGCATGGCATGGTCGTGTCGTCGCAACATCTCGCCTCCGACATCGGCGCGCAAATTCTCGCGCAAGGCGGCAATGCGATCGATGCCGCGGTCGCGGTCGGTTATGCCGAAGCGGTCACCAACTCTTGCTGCGGCAATATCGGCGGCGGCGGTTTCATGGTGATTCATATCGCCAAGGACGATCACGACACGTTCATCAACTTCCGCGAAAAAGCTCCGGCCGCAGCGACCAAGAATATGTATCTCGATGCGCAGGGCAATGTGGTCAAGGGTTCGAGCCTGATCGGCTATCTTGCCGTCGGCGTACCGGGCACGGTGCTCGGTCTCGACACCGCGCTCACCAAATACGGCATGATGCCGCGCGACAAAGTCATGGCGCCGGCGATCAAGCTCGCGCGCGACGGCTTCGTTCTGTTGCGCGGCGACACCGACATTATCGATGCGGACGCCGCCTTTCTGAAGAACGATCCGGTGTCGACAAAAATCTTCTTCCGCCCCGACGGCTCAGCGCTGCAACCTGGCGACAGACTGGTGCAGACCGATCTCGCCGATACGCTCGAAGCCATCGCCAAGAATGGTCCCGACGCTTTCTACAAAGGCGATATCGCCAAGAAGGTCGAGGAGGCGATGAAGGCGAACGGCGGCATCATGACGGCGCAGGATTTCGCCGATTACAATGTCACCGAAACCGATCCCGTCACCTGCACCTATCGCGGCTATAAATTCATCTCCTCGCCGCCGCCTTCGTCCGGCGGCACGACCATGTGCGAAATCCTCAACATTCTGGAAGGCTACGACCTGCACGCCATGGGCTGGCATTCGGCCGAAGCGGTGCATTACATGGTCGAGGCGATGCGGCACGCCTATATGGACCGCAACACCTATCTCGGCGATCCGGCTTTCGTGCAGAACCCGCTCGACCGGCTGCTGTCGAAGGATTACGCCGCGCAGATCCGCACCAAGATTCTCGCGGACAAGGCGACACCGTCGAAAGACGTGCAGCCTGGCGTCGCGCCGCATGAAAAGACTGAAACCACCCATTATTCGGTCGCCGATCAGGACGGCAATGCCGTCTCCGTCACCTATACGATCAACGGCCTCTTCGGCGCCAATGTGATCGCGCCCGGCACCGGCTTTTTGCTCAACGACGAAATGGACGATTTCTCGATCAAGCCGGGCGTGCCCAATCTGTTCGGGCTCGTCCAGGGCGAAGCCAATGCCGTCGCGCCGGGCAAGCGCCCGCTCTCCTCGATGTCGCCGACCCTGATCACCAAGGACGGCCACATCATCGCGGTGCTCGGCAGTCCCGGCGGCTCGCGCATCATCACCATCACCCTGCAGACGGCGCTGAACATGATCGACTATGGCATGCAGCCGCAGGAAGCCGTGGACGCGCCGCGCATTCATCACCAATGGCTGCCCGACGAAGTGTTCGCCGAGCCCTATGCGCTCTCGCCCGATACGGTGGAAATCCTGCAAGGCATGGGCTACAAGATCACCCAGCAGACGCCCTGGGGGGCGGCGGAACTGATCGAACTGCCGCAAACCGCGGCAGGCGGCGGAACCGCGAGTTCCGGCAATGATTCGACCCTCGGCGGCAAGATGAAGCCCGGCTTCATGTACGGCGCCAACGACGCCCGCCGGCCGGCGGGGCTCGCGGTCGGCGAATAGGACGTGCAGGCGCCGGAAGGAGCAAAGTCCGTCCGGCGCGTGCCCCATTCAAGCCGCTGTACAGCCCCCATACGCACGGAGAGGGCCGTCCAACCCGCCAAATTTAGCGGAAGACGTGAACATAATAGCCCGAGTAGCTAGGCGCCTTGTAGTAATACCCACCGGCTGGGGTATAGCCGTAAACGGGGCCGGTGTAGGAATACCTAACTCCGGTGTAAGTCGGGCCGGTGTAGTGATAGCTCGGCGCCGTATAGAAATATGAGCCGGTTGACGTGTAGCCGTGAACGGGACCCGTGTAGGTGTAGCTGGGACCCGTGTAGCTATACGCGCCGCGCGTGTAGCTCGCGCCGGTGTAGGAATAGCTAGGACCGGTGTAGAGCGATCTCCCAGACGTATAGCCGTAGACAGGGCCGGTGTAGGAATAGCTGGGCCCTTTATAAACGTAAGAATTTGCCATGTATCCCTCCGTTCATCTCGACTGACAAAATTGGCCTTACAACAGGTCAAAACTTCGCGATCGTAACGATTTTGCTTCAAATGCTTACATAGCATTGCCAACCGTTCGCATATTCATGGATCGCACAGAGCAAACGTTGAAAATCTTCCGACCTTGGTTCGACATTCTCGGCGATCGTTGCACCATTGCCGTCGCCTTCAAATCGGGTGCAGCTATTCTTGCTCCGGGCACTTGAACGTAAGCTGAACGCGTGCCGTGTTTGGCCTGTGGACGTCCAACATGACCGGCCTTGCAGCACCGGCTTGGCCCTGCCCTTCCCCACCAATGCCCATGGTTGCCCCTGTTTAGCTCGGGACCACTTCGATCATTCCAGACCCGATGGCTCCGCAAAAGATTACATTTTGGTAATATTTCGACAAGAACATTACGAAAATGTAATGGCTTGGTAGCGCCGAGGGCGTGACGCGTGACGGCGCAAACCGGCAAAGGCTTGAGCTGCCGTGCCGATTTTCTGCGATTCCCGAGAATTACCGCAGCGAGAACGATGCCCCCAACAAGAGTGCGCGTTGCCGATAAAGTCGGGCCAAAAATGGCCCTTTGCCCCCCGGATTTTGAAGGCGGCATGCCGTCGGGCGTCGAAAAACATATGAGATGTCGACCAAGCCAGTCGAAAAACGCGTCGTTCGATTTTCCCCTTTCCTGCGGAAAATCCTGTGCCGACCCGTCATGTGACGCTTGCATTCTCGGTCCGTTACTTTTACAGGAAGCGCTGTTGCCGCCATAGCTCAGTTGGTTAGAGCGCTAGATTGTGGATCTAGAGGTCCCCCGTTCGAGCCGGGGTGGCGGTACCATTTCGAGCAAATAAAATCGATAAGTGAGCGCTCGTACGATTTCGCGCGTCGAACGGTGTTTTCGCTTGAGCCGCCACCGACTCGCCATGGGGCGAATTTTTCACAGCGGCCCGGCTCGGCGAATCGCAAACACGCCGGCGCTTTTTTGAAAGTGGAGATTGCTTCAGCGCAATCCGGCACGACGTCGGTGATGGTCGGTGGCCATAAGAGGAATTGCAAAATCTCGAATTGAGCCTATGGTGACGACATCGACCATTGTCAGTGACGTCGCTTAAGAGCCATCGTGCTCCGTCAGATCTCCTCTCAAATAATCGATCTCACGTCGCAGGGTATCGCGGCAACCGCAATGATTGTTTCGAAAGGAAACTCTTATGAATTCAGGTACGGTAAAGTGGTTCAACGCCACCAAGGGTTTTGGCTTCATTCAGCCGGATGACGGCAGCACGGACGTCTTCGTCCATATCTCCGCCGTCGAGCGCGCAGGTCTGAGAGATTTGGCCGATGGCCAAAAGGTCCGTTACGACCTCGTGAAGGACAAGCGCTCGGGCAAGAGCTCGGCCGACAATCTCCAGGTGGCATGATTTTGCCACTCGTTCCCGTTGGCCACGGATGAACTGGCAACGGCGCTGAGTGACATAGAGAGGTCGGGGTCGCACCCGACCTTTTGTTTTGGTGTGAAGATGTGACTGATCATCGGCCATCGCCCGGCGCTGCCGCACATTTCGAATGGCTCGATGATCAGGCTGGCGATACGGGAGCATTTTTCGTTCTTTCAGGATCGAAAAATGCTCTAACTTTTTGTTTTATATAATTTTCTTAGCCGAAAAGCCGAACAGCTTTCAGAGTGCCGCGCACTTGGAACCGCGCGGTGTCAGCACCTGTCAAAGTCAGACGGTTAGCGGGAGATGTGTTCTAGCCCACATCGTAAAGGGCATCGTCATGCGATCGTCAAATATCGATCCGATTGGCGGAGCGTCACCCCGGGAGCAGTAGCATGACTTCTCTGGAAGGCTGTGTGCCCAATGAAATCGTAGATTTTGCCGGTCGGCTCTCTACCCTTGGCGAAGTCGTTTTCGAGGTGACCGAGTTGCCTTGCATAAACCGCGCAATGCTGGCGGTATGGCGCGAAGGAAGCCCATCACCGGTACGAGCGAGCCACCTGATGCTGTTGTCAGGCCGCCAGGATTTTAAAGATT
Proteins encoded:
- a CDS encoding metallophosphoesterase family protein, with the translated sequence MLIALLADIHGNREAFDACLDDAYTQGADHFAFLGDLVGYGADPSYIVDQAAQMVGEGALAILGNHDAAVDEGGYGMNEHARAAIDWTRAHLDREQRAFLKALPVQHRVKDVLYVHADASAPEEWHYVMSQREAEISLNATDATVTFCGHVHRPQLYTMAPRKLPCSFTPKGSVPIPLAGNRKWLAVMGAVGQPRDENPGAAYGLFDDAKKLLTFRRVPYDIETAAEKIRRAGLPAILSARLFIGR
- a CDS encoding serine/threonine protein kinase; protein product: MRPYQLETGAEIDGFRIGKKLHQGGMASVWSVSRDDIDFPIIMKVPIIADGDDATSIVGFEMEQMILPHLQGAHVPRFVAQGDFTAQPYLVMERIEGPSLLPKLAHVPLPVAEVTDIGVRIATALSDLHRQRVQHLDLKPSNIMLRPSGEVVFIDFGLSRHHDLPDLLQEEFRLPMGTGPYIAPEQLAHVRSDPRSDIFALGVLLYFFATGTRPFGNPQGSGALRRRLWHDPAPPRALKKDVPPYLQEVILHCLEIEADDRYQNAAQIAFDLSHPDQLQLTTRAERLARSGFITRWQRRVKAMGWEPKEPLSIESPAQSAPIILTAVDLSPGMEPLAEAIRAMAARLVKTMPLARLACINILRTHRIGIDYVIDEQGRNLHVTRLVALKGWAQPLKLDTARITFHVLEAPDPAAAIIDFAKTNHVDQIIIGARGSSTLRRYLGSVSAQVVAEAPCTVIVVRAQGQSES
- the ggt gene encoding gamma-glutamyltransferase, translated to MKHFLAAACMMTLAPTLGMAASVPAVEAPHGMVVSSQHLASDIGAQILAQGGNAIDAAVAVGYAEAVTNSCCGNIGGGGFMVIHIAKDDHDTFINFREKAPAAATKNMYLDAQGNVVKGSSLIGYLAVGVPGTVLGLDTALTKYGMMPRDKVMAPAIKLARDGFVLLRGDTDIIDADAAFLKNDPVSTKIFFRPDGSALQPGDRLVQTDLADTLEAIAKNGPDAFYKGDIAKKVEEAMKANGGIMTAQDFADYNVTETDPVTCTYRGYKFISSPPPSSGGTTMCEILNILEGYDLHAMGWHSAEAVHYMVEAMRHAYMDRNTYLGDPAFVQNPLDRLLSKDYAAQIRTKILADKATPSKDVQPGVAPHEKTETTHYSVADQDGNAVSVTYTINGLFGANVIAPGTGFLLNDEMDDFSIKPGVPNLFGLVQGEANAVAPGKRPLSSMSPTLITKDGHIIAVLGSPGGSRIITITLQTALNMIDYGMQPQEAVDAPRIHHQWLPDEVFAEPYALSPDTVEILQGMGYKITQQTPWGAAELIELPQTAAGGGTASSGNDSTLGGKMKPGFMYGANDARRPAGLAVGE
- a CDS encoding cold-shock protein, coding for MNSGTVKWFNATKGFGFIQPDDGSTDVFVHISAVERAGLRDLADGQKVRYDLVKDKRSGKSSADNLQVA